In Erigeron canadensis isolate Cc75 chromosome 7, C_canadensis_v1, whole genome shotgun sequence, one DNA window encodes the following:
- the LOC122607674 gene encoding transmembrane protein 147 has product MTMFHFFNCAILTFGPHAVYYSATPLSEYDTLGTSVKTAVVYLITALVKLVCLATFLKVSESDIFDPSQELLKALIGFIDVAGLYFALTQLTHRNISQNHKFQAVGLGWAFADSVLHRLAPLWVGARGLEFTWEYILQGLEANANLMLSLSLAALGSLMWLRKNKPKTLIPIIYACAGIVATMPSITSYLRWGLGWHLPEVVSFQLLTSFIMALISWQLFSACQKPSA; this is encoded by the exons ATGACGATGTTTCATTTCTTCAACTGTGCTATCTTAACCTTCGGACCTCACGCCGTTTACTATTCCGCTACTCCTCT ATCTGAGTATGATACACTTGGCACTTCGGTAAAAACTGCTGTTGTCTATCTCATCACAGCGTTAGTGAAG CTCGTTTGCCTAGCTACATTTCTTAAGGTTTCTGAAAGCGACATTTTTGACCCCTCTCAG GAATTGTTGAAAGCTTTAATTGGTTTTATAGATGTTGCGGGGCTTTACTTTGCCCTGACTCAGTTGACACATAGGAACATCTCTCAAAATCACAAATTTCAGGCAGTTGGACTTG GGTGGGCTTTTGCTGATTCCGTTTTGCATAGACTGGCACCCCTTTGGGTTGGTGCTAGAGGACTTGAATTCACTTGGGAATACATTCTGCAAGGTCTTGAAGCAAATGCAAATCTG ATGTTGAGTTTATCACTTGCTGCACTGGGATCTTTGATGTGGCTAAGGAAGAACAAGCCCAAGACATTGATTCCTATCATATATGCATGTGCAGGAATTGTGGCAACAATGCCTTCCATCACAAG CTATCTAAGATGGGGTTTAGGATGGCATCTTCCAGAAGTTGTGAGTTTTCAACTGTTGACCTCCTTTATCATGGCTTTAATCAGCTGGCAACTCTTCTCAGCATGTCAAAAACCATCTGCTTGA
- the LOC122609547 gene encoding xanthotoxin 5-hydroxylase CYP82C4-like, with product MSYSLELLVLCFSLLFLTYTFTRRTKFKSKTINKEAPELGGAWPIIGHLHLLGGGDKLLYRTLGAMADKYGPAFNIRLGTRRAFVVSSWEVAKECFTINDKALASRPKTAAVKHMGYNYAVFGFAPYTPFWREMRKIATLELLSNRRLEMLKDVRMLEISSGINELYRKWNENSCEPVVVGLDKWLEHMMLNIVVMMVAGKRYFGAGNGGDAEAERCHKAITDFFRLIGIFVVSDAIPFLSWLDLQGYEKQMKQTAEDLDLVLGGWLHEHRKKRELDLEGNKNDVKDFIDVMLSLEEDGQLSNSEHDVDTSIKSTCLALILGGSDTTAGTLVWAISLLVNHPDVLRKMQQELDDQVGRERQVDESDVKNLVFLQAVIKETLRLYPAGPLLGPREAMEDCTVAGYNVKAGTRLIVNIWKLQRDERVWDKPTEFQPERFLSLAHENVDLRGQQFVLMPFGSGRRSCPGATFGLQVLHLTLARLVHGFDLGQPGGVPVDMTESPGMTIPKLKPLEVLLTPRLPRELYG from the exons ATGAGCTATTCACTAGAATTACTTGTGCTATGTTTTTCTCTATTGTTCCTCACTTACACATTTACCCGTCGAACCAAATTCAAATCCAAGACAATAAACAAAGAAGCCCCGGAACTCGGTGGCGCATGGCCAATCATCGGACACCTCCATCTACTCGGTGGTGGCGACAAGCTACTCTACCGTACACTAGGTGCCATGGCAGACAAATATGGGCCAGCTTTCAACATTCGGCTAGGAACCCGCCGAGCTTTCGTGGTTAGTAGTTGGGAAGTAGCTAAAGAATGCTTCACTATAAATGACAAGGCCCTTGCTTCTCGGCCCAAAACTGCGGCTGTGAAGCATATGGGTTATAACTATGCGGTTTTTGGTTTTGCACCTTACACGCCCTTTTGGCGTGAAATGAGGAAGATTGCAACCCTTGAACTTCTCTCCAACCGACGTCTCGAGATGCTTAAAGATGTTCGGATGCTGGAGATAAGTTCGGGGATTAACGAGCTTTATAGAAAATGGAATGAAAATTCTTGTGAACCGGTTGTTGTAGGGCTAGATAAATGGTTAGAGCATATGATGTTAAATATAGTTGTGATGATGGTAGCTGGTAAGCGGTATTTTGGGGCTGGAAATGGTGGTGATGCTGAGGCCGAAAGATGTCACAAAGCTATCACTGATTTCTTTCGTTTGATTGGTATATTTGTGGTATCGGACGCGATACCTTTTCTTTCATGGTTGGATTTACAAGGTTACGAGAAGCAAATGAAACAAACCGCGGAAGATCTTGATTTAGTACTTGGAGGTTGGCTTCATGAACATCGAAAAAAGAGGGAATTAGACTTAGAAGGAAATAAAAATGACGTAAAGGATTTTATAGATGTAATGTTGTCGCTTGAAGAGGATGGTCAACTATCTAATAGTGAGCATGATGTTGATACTAGTATCAAATCTACATGTTTG GCATTGATTCTTGGAGGGAGCGACACGACTGCTGGGACACTAGTTTGGGCAATCTCATTGTTGGTAAACCATCCAGATGTCCTACGGAAAATGCAGCAAGAGCTAGATGACCAAGTAGGAAGAGAGAGACAAGTTGATGAATCCGACGTCAAAAACTTAGTATTTCTTCAAGCTGTAATCAAAGAAACATTGCGTCTTTATCCTGCAGGCCCGCTTCTAGGGCCAAGGGAGGCAATGGAAGATTGTACCGTAGCAGGGTACAATGTAAAAGCTGGGACGCGGTTGATAGTTAACATTTGGAAGCTACAAAGGGATGAGAGAGTTTGGGATAAACCAACAGAATTTCAACCTGAAAGGTTTTTGAGCTTAGCTCATGAGAACGTCGACCTAAGAGGACAACAGTTTGTGCTGATGCCTTTTGGGTCAGGTCGACGTTCTTGCCCTGGGGCCACATTTGGGCTCCAAGTGCTTCATTTGACATTGGCCCGTCTTGTTCATGGTTTTGATTTGGGTCAACCAGGAGGTGTCCCAGTGGACATGACCGAAAGCCCTGGAATGACTATTCCAAAACTCAAGCCGTTGGAAGTCCTCTTGACCCCACGCCTTCCACGTGAGCTCTATGGttaa
- the LOC122608408 gene encoding cytochrome P450 CYP82D47-like, with amino-acid sequence MINTLMFEVISIILVILFSFLFIYYKITKNIVSTPPQASGAWPIIGHLKLFGDSTNLPHVALASMADRYGPIFVARLGIRRVLVVSSSDIAKEIFTTHDVIVSNRPKYLAAKIMGLNYASFSFTPYGPYWRGIRKIVSLEVLSSSRLEKLKYVRDFELENSIKSIYELWKEKRDGKGKVLVEMRKWFWDLSMNIMLRIVAGKRYTGGVDSELLRQWFHYTGRFVLADAFPFLGWLDLGGVEKSMKRVAFELDSMVTIWLDEHRKRRASSSESTKENDFIDVMMLALEDQKLEGYDADTAIKATSMTLIMGGVDTITVMLTWILSLLLNNRRTLKLAIDELDAQVGKRRQVDESDIQNLVYLQAIIKETLRLYPAAFLGGPRAFSEDCTVAGYHVPKGTWLLINIWKLHRDPNIWSDPNDFKPERFLTPNHRDVDVKGADFELIPFGAGRRSCPGIGFSLQMLPIILATLLQNFEMSTINDEPVDMTASVGMTNAKATPLEVLVSPRLSQT; translated from the exons ATGATCAACACTCTCATGTTTGAAGTTATATCTATAATTCTAGTCATCCTCTTTTCCTTCttattcatttattataaaatcacTAAAAACATTGTTAGTACTCCACCTCAAGCAAGTGGCGCATGGCCTATAATAGGACACTTAAAACTTTTTGGTGATTCAACTAATCTTCCTCATGTAGCCTTGGCATCCATGGCTGACCGATATGGCCCGATCTTCGTGGCCCGGCTTGGCATACGTAGAGTTTTAGTGGTGAGCAGCTCGGATATAGCCAAGGAAATCTTCACAACCCATGATGTAATTGTTTCCAACCGTCCCAAATACCTTGCCGCGAAGATTATGGGACTCAACTATGCTTCTTTTTCATTCACTCCATACGGACCTTATTGGCGTGGAATACGTAAAATAGTCTCTTTAGAGGTGTTGTCTAGTAGTCGGCTCGAGAAGCTTAAGTATGTTAGAGATTTTGAGCTAGAAAACTCTATTAAAAGCATATATGAGCTATGGAAGGAGAAGAGAGATGGAAAGGGGAAAGTGTTGGTGGAGATGAGGAAATGGTTTTGGGATTTGAGTATGAATATAATGCTTAGAATCGTGGCTGGAAAACGGTACACTGGAGGTGTTGATAGTGAATTATTAAGACAATGGTTTCATTACACGGGACGATTTGTGTTGGCAGATGCTTTTCCTTTTCTAGGTTGGTTAGATTTAGGTGGTGTTGAGAAGTCCATGAAAAGAGTTGCCTTTGAACTCGATTCCATGGTCACGATATGGTTAGATGAGCATCGAAAGAGAAGGGCTTCTTCTAGTGAGTCTACAAAGGAAAATGACTTCATCGATGTGATGATGTTGGCATTAGAAGATCAGAAATTGGAAGGTTATGATGCGGATACCGCTATCAAAGCCACCTCCATG ACCCTTATCATGGGAGGCGTAGATACAATTACTGTCATGCTTACTTGGATACTCTCGCTACTACTCAACAATCGCCGCACTCTCAAACTAGCTATAGATGAACTAGATGCGCAAGTGGGGAAACGTAGACAAGTAGATGAGTCAGATATACAAAATCTTGTATACCTCCAAGCtataataaaagaaacattGCGACTCTACCCGGCTGCATTCTTAGGCGGTCCAAGAGCCTTTTCAGAAGATTGCACCGTAGCCGGCTACCATGTCCCAAAAGGCACTtggttattaatcaacatatgGAAGCTCCACCGTGATCCAAACATATGGTCGGACCCAAATGATTTTAAACCCGAGAGGTTTCTAACCCCAAACCATAGGGATGTGGATGTTAAAGGGGCCGATTTTGAGTTGATCCCTTTTGGTGCTGGAAGAAGGTCTTGTCCTGGGATAGGTTTCTCGCTTCAAATGTTACCGATAATTTTAGCCACTTTGCTACAAAATTTTGAGATGTCGACTATAAACGATGAACCAGTTGATATGACCGCGAGCGTTGGGATGACCAATGCTAAGGCAACTCCACTTGAAGTCCTAGTTTCCCCACGCTTATCACAAACATAA
- the LOC122608917 gene encoding protein FAR1-RELATED SEQUENCE 5-like: MDSSRPLIENEDRYLTTSKFESCEALVKSAREYYYTKGYGVSIRNSKKDKFVTLQCDRGGSYRDIRGIQDKRQKKATTRLISCPFRIIGSKGVDGTWVYKPKHLKHNHEPSSDMSGHPSFRKLPPDTVQTVEEMTKSGTPPRQILSSLRQQNPDLPANSRTIYNVKRKIKRDNLGNQSVIGALFEEFEKDGFLYDVLHDSERHITSLFIVHPLSIKLAKLFSYAFVMDCTYKTNRFNMPLLDIVGISCFNTSFYSGFAFLESEDEESYTWALKAFKNMLGQGSQLSVIISHRELALMNAIKNVFRTVTNLLCVWHIEKNVLAKCKKHFQHNEEFDIFMASWNNVVYSVREAMFVTNWVEFELFYNDKREALEYIKSTWLPWKEKFVNAWTEKYLHFGNRCSSRAEGAHAKVKKYLEVSTGGFKEVKDKICLAVEHEFNEIKIRVASEKIQIPHNCDMPIFRDLLLSVSHFALQEIYKQYEKISNGTMTPCTGHFTATMSLPCAHKIKGHREKSLSLELVHPQWRINSLSLNTKDALVYDGYSTFHKLLDELDSKYLVWPLNKKEFATSMIFNLINQSEILFEPMVQRPKGRPPKSKKRKGKTFTTQDPSRFELVESSRTQNPSSSACSFQICNDLVNEVSYGHNDNISYDFSIYRDVSSDIGQ; this comes from the exons ATGGACTCATCAAGGCCTTTAATTGAAAACGAAGATCGTTATCTAACAACATCCAAATTTGAGTCGTGTGAAGCTTTGGTTAAAAGTGCGCGAGaatattattatacaaaagGATATGGTGTATCTATCCGTAATTCTAAAAAAGACAAGTTTGTCACGTTGCAATGTGATCGCGGTGGTTCTTATCGAGATATTCGTGGTATTCAAGATAAAAGACAAAAGAAGGCAACAACTCGCTTGATCAGCTGTCCTTTCAGAATTATAGGTAGTAAGGGTGTAGATGGCACTTGGGTGTATAAGCCAAAACACTTAAAACATAACCACGAACCATCTAGTGATATGTCAGGGCACCCGTCATTCCGTAAATTACCACCAGATACTGTACAGACTGTAGAAGAGATGACCAAGTCTGGAACACCCCCAAGACAGATCCTTTCTTCTTTGCGCCAACAAAACCCAGATCTCCCGGCGAACTCTAGAACCATATACAATGTTAAAAGAAAGATCAAAAGGGATAATTTGGGAAATCAGTCAGTCATTGGTGCATTATTTGAGGAGTTTGAAAAGGATGGTTTTTTGTATGATGTTTTACACGATTCAGAAAGGCATATAACCAGTTTGTTCATTGTACATCCCTTATCAATTAAGTTGGCCAAACTATTCTCTTATGCCTTTGTGATGGATTGCACCTATAAAACAAACAGATTTAACATGCCCCTACTTGATATTGTTGGAATTTCATGCTTCAACACATCTTTTTATTCAGGATTTGCATTCTTGGAAAGCGAGGATGAAGAAAGTTATACCTGGGCACTTAAAGCGTTCAAGAATATGCTTGGACAAGGGAGTCAACTTTCGGTTATTATTTCACATAGAGAATTGGCACTAATGAATGCCATAAAAAATGTTTTCCGGACGGTAACAAATCTTTTGTGTGTTTGGCATATCGAAAAGAATGTGTTGGCGAAATGTAAGAAGCATTTTCAACATAATGAGGAGTTTGATATATTCATGGCAAGTTGGAATAATGTTGTATATTCAGTAAGAGAAGCCATGTTTGTGACAAATTGGGTTGAGTTCGAGTTGTTCTATAACGATAAGAGAGAAGCACTAGAGTACATAAAAAGCACATGGTTGCCTTGGAAAGAAAAGTTTGTTAATGCTTGGACCGAGAAGTATTTACATTTTGGTAATCGTTGTTCTTCAAGAGCGGAAGGCGCTCATGCCAAAGTCAAAAAGTATTTGGAAGTTTCTACGGGTGGTTTTAAAGAAGTGAAAGATAAAATATGTCTTGCAGTTGAGCACGAGTTTAACGAGATTAAAATAAGAGTTGCAAGTGAGAAAATTCAAATTCCTCACAATTGCGATATGCCGATTTTTAGAGATCTTTTGTTATCAGTATCTCATTTTGCGTTACAGGAGATATATAAGCAGTATGAAAAAATAAGTAACg GTACAATGACTCCTTGCACAGGTCATTTCACGGCAACTATGAGCCTTCCTTGTGCTCACAAGATCAAAGGTCATCGAGAAAAGTCACTTTCATTGGAACTTGTTCATCCACAGTGGAGGATTAATTCATTGTCCCTGAATACAAAGGATGCCTTAGTCTATGACGGTTATAGCACATTTCATAAGTTGCTTGATGAGTTGGATTCAAAGTACCTAGTGTGGCCGCTTAACAAGAAAGAATTTGCCACTTCAATGATTTTCAACCTTATTAATCAATCCGAGATACTATTTGAGCCGATGGTTCAACGACCAAAAGGAAGACCACCAAAGTCCAAAAAGAGAAAAGGAAAAACTTTTACGACACAAGATCCTTCAAGATTTGAGTTAGTCGAATCATCAAGAACACAGAATCCTTCTAGTTCTGCTTGTTCATTCCAAATTTGCAACGACTTGGTCAATGAGGTTAGCTATGGCCATAATGACAACATCTCATATGATTTTAGTATATATCGTGATGTTTCAAGTGACATTGGACAGTAA